The sequence AGGAGGGGCTGCATTTTACACCAACTCTTTTCAATATCCCATCAGTGATTTAACAGATTTGGATGTTCTTAATACAGAAACATTGGTAGGGCTAAGgctattttcttctagagctgctgtacagccaaaattatgttcctgttatcactgtaaagctgctttgaaacaatctgctttttaaaaagtgctatataaataaaggtgacttgactaaaTGACCAATTTGTTAACAGCCCAATTATGCAAAAATATTGGAGTATGCCCATAGACGGTCTCAGCTCAAACCAAAAAACTCACTAGGATAGCATTTTATAAAAGTCAATGAAAAACAACTTgctaaagctgcatttatgaaaaaataaagctgaaaatgCTACTGCCACACGTCTTTAAATGATTCAACCAGAAAAACCTGAAGATCATCTTGAGTTAAACCCCAGGCTGAAAGAAGTGTTTTAGCTATAGGAGatggcacttttttttttttttttatctttttggaAAAATGTTAAGTAATATGTGGGAAATAGACTAAAGgtattgccaaaaaaaaaaaaaaaaaaaaaaaaaaagtatttacctagcaaaacatgaaaaagaCTTATTTTTTGACAATCAGCAATGCATTTCAAGCCTTTTGGCCACACTTTCCCCACAAAAACAAAGTACTGGTCATAATGCTTTATTGAAAatggttaaaaaatatatatatatacacaatgcCTTTACAgtaacttattttaatattaagcaTTTTGGACCCAGAACAGTAATATGTATCAAGCAATATTTGCTAGCATCTTTCAAAACTGTGTTGTACATTGATAAAATATGTCTACCTTTTACTATTAACTTAGAAATTAGTCTTTTAATGGAAAATAAAGAAACCTTTCaccagattaaaaaaaaaaagtttcttgatGCCTCAATGAAGTGAAACGATTCGTTCCTTTTCCTGATAGTAAGTTGCAGAAGATTTCAACGGGATAACAACGGCAAGTCACTGGAATTCATGATGAGACTGGAGTCGAGATTTAAACTTTctacagggaaaaaaaaaaaaaaaatacatatattatttttctCTTAAGAACTGGGAACAAGCTGGGAACAAGGGAAATCCTAAATCTAAATaagtaatttaaatatataatttaataatttttaattaattttgttcaaaattgaGAAATAAACATTGAGAAACTGTCTCTTACCTTGATCAAAATTGAGCTTTTTAGATGTGGAACTATCACCCAGCCCCTCGATATCTACCAGATCACTGTTGGCATCAGAGTCATTCAGTGCACTCAGAGTGACATCTGAGGAACAATTATATGAATACATTacttatattttactatattcaAAATGCTTAAATAAGTTGaagaattcatttttttttttttttttttttttgcaagtgtaaaaatgaaatgcaataaTTAAGTGcataaaagggttagttcacccaaaaatgaaaattctgtcatttattactcaccctcatgtcgttccacacctgtaagaactttgttaatcttcggaacacaaattaagatatttttgttgaaatccgatggctcagtgaggcctgcatagtcagggcaatgacatttcctctctcaagatccattaatgtactaaaaacatatttaaatcagttcatgcgagtacagtggttcaatattaatattataaagcgacgattcacactgattcattatgctccaaagcttcatgaagcagtattttgaaattggccattaCTATGTAactcgttatttagttttttttttttttttggagcaccaaaaatattctcgtcactttataatattaatattgaaccactgtactcacatgaaccgatttaaatatgtttttagttcattaatgaatcttgagagaggaaatgtcattgctggctatggaggcctcccagagccatcggatttcaacaaaaatatcttaatttgcgtttcgaagattaacgaaggtcttacgggtgtggaacggcatgagggtaattaatgacatttttgggtgaactaacactttaaggaATGCTCACCTGCCGTTTTTGATGACTTAATGCTAGATGCACCTGTGGTTGGGCGCTGTAAACCTGTAGTCACCACAACCTGAGATGTTGGCACAGCGATGACTTTAGGTGGGGCTGGGGGAGCCATAGAAACTGGCACCTTTTTGGTACTCTTCTTTGGTGAATCGGTGGATAAAGGAACTCCACCATCTTCATAAAGCTTCCTCTTGACAGTTGTTTTCATTTGTGCCCTTATGTTTAGGAAATGCTTTATTAATTACTGACAGGCTACATAATGAATATGACTTTAATGGCCTACAAACatacaaatgtaaaacattcacctctggtttcacagacaaggctcaagtcccagactaaaatgcatgtttgagccgtTTTAACttaaagcaacttgcactgacctatcttaaaatatgtcagaggcattgttttgtctcaagatgcacatcagtaatGTTATTCGAGcctacgtttataaaagctacttaaatgtcctaattgagctaaggcctaatcctggcttaatctaaaccctgtctgtgaaaccaggcctgaAACTTTTTAGCAATCTtctttggcttttttttttttttgaatttccACAAGGAATGGCAATCTAGAAACTAGCAATCCTctctagattaaaaaaaaaaaaatcttaacagCAAATTAAAAAGTGCAAATTTTACCTGCACTAGAGGAAGACAAATTTTATAGACTCTAACCTATAGTAAAACATAAAAAGAGACATAAGCCAAAACAATGAGAGGGGTATCTTTacattgtgtgtttttgtatggaCAAGTGTTTGAGCAGGCTCTGTGTATTCACCTAGCTGTACCAGTAGAAAACAATACTTTATCTTGTTCATTAAATCTTTGAGCATTTGCCAAGTACAAACTAGATGGGATAATATTAGAAAGCAGATAAGGAGCTTTGTCCAATTTTGAGGGATCCAtgggaaataaaaaaataaaaaaagccaaAAGATGTCAAATTATTAATGTGAATATTTCCCATGTACGGACCATATCCATTACACAAAGAACActttcttttgaaaaaaaactgtGAATATACCAAAATCATATTGCAGTGTGTATATTAAAGGACATAACGGTAAAGAGAGAGTGTCTCACCCTGCTGGACTAATATCGGCCACTGGATGCAGCTGCATGGTCAGCTCTCCCAGTTTTGTGAAAGCAGCTCCAGCTGCAGAGAAGATCTCACCAACCTAAATACGTGAAGCAAGAAATAAACACTGTGTGTTTTGAAAACTGACATTAGGTTGATAGTTAGCATGCTAGCCAATAATAGCTTCattaacaaaacaagaaaagcaTCAAATACAGTCAGTTAGCATGGACACACACTATCGAGACAAACGTTTAATCTTTCTTTAGGTAccatataaacacatttaccTTGGTAGAGGCTGAAGTCATTGTTTTGATTTACAACTGAGGACTGCGGTTTAGAAATGTTAGGGGAAAGCTAGCTTACTTTGTTACCAACGACTGGCTTAAACGACTACGATACTTATTTTTCACCTACTTACATTATGAAACAATAATAAAGCCATTTTTAACTAAACGGGTAGCATAAGTGCGCCATAAAGATGACACTGTGATTCAATGGTGCTTATTGGTCTAAATTACAGCCTTCGGTTGTTATTGGTTTACACCAGAGAGGCACTCAAGACATGCAAGGCTGCGTTAAAACTGCGCAGTTAGTTCgatatttcttgttttcttCAGTTGGAATTCGCAATTTGTTTATACATACAGCTGATCTAGACCtagtttattataattattggtCCAAAATCATGTCAACGTATTATGTCgttgacattattttttaagttgctgctttaaaaaaaaaaaaaaaacttgttcaTCATTGTGATCGCAGAGacaacaattattattttatgttgtgCTTCAAAGGCCTAAAACACATGGGACATTTGGTCAGGACtcaaaaaattacacaaaattTACACTAAACACTAAAAAAATACactatattttatatagtttgtttatgttaaaaatacaattactAAGTTTATTAAAAGTAAGTTTTGTCGGCCTGTGCAATGTATAATCTTGCATATGCTGCCCTCTGGTGCACAAAACAGCCACCTACTGGAATTCATGTTCAGATGTAGCTTTTTATGAGAGAAGCAGCACACAAACAATAAGCTTTCCTTTAAGTCAATAACTGTTTATTGTGGTTGCGTTGGAAAGTTTCTGATATGGTGCCCAAGAAGGGCAGATATGACAAATAACATCATGCGGAGGATTTGCACGATGCTGTCACTATACATGTTTGGCACTAATTTGACAGGACAGGCAATATCTGGaccaaattaataataataaaaataaaataaaataaaaagaacaatAACATAGATTGCTATTATGTTGTCAAAGTGCAACAAATGCAGAACATATGCTTTCTCAGCTATGTGCAATATTCTGCATATATTTGGGGTAGAATAATATGGATttacaatataatatttataaataacatttttttttctttatgatgAAATTAAGAGGCAGGTATCCTCTGTGGCAACCAATTTACTTGAGAATTGCCATAATAGGACATTAGGAAACATTTGCCAAGTTAATGCAAATTAGACaaacgataacattaaaaactgaAGGAAAATATTTGCAAGATAGCATATGGCACTCTACAATGCTTTGAAGAAACAGCTGATTTATAGACAGTTACAATACTTGTGATCATTGCTGTCAATTCATGACCACTGTTTTTATCAGTCAAGTCTGTGGCATTACATGAGTATCAaagcattcaaataaatatattccaTTTTAAGTGTATTTTGTTATTGCTAACATCAAGATCTATCTCTGGGCTATTATAAGCTATATATAGCTATAAATGTGTAATTATTAACAGACACCAGCACTAATATTGTCAGAGAGGATAACAGTCAAATTTTAAAGCACATAATACAGAGGAGGAGGGGTCTAAGGCATGCACAGGGAGATTTCATGGAGTGGAAGAGATAGGTGGGAAAGAGCAGCTGTCATTCAGAcccataaacaaacacacacaatcgtACCATACCCGCGTGACATTTTATAGCTAGTACtacatattattttcattttaaatggcaTTGTTAAAAGCTAATCTACATTATTCCTGTCATATTCAGAGGTTAAATGCTTAAATGTCGTCAACTTATCGTTTTGTGTGCGGGAAGAACTGCTGTCTTGGCACTCAGTCAGATCCTTTCCACAGTGTTAACAAAACACTAGATGAATAGTACTAGACAAGTACATGGACTCtatatttagaaaaaataaaaaaatagactGGCAGAAAGTCAATGAGACGGGCATAGAACAGCATTCACAAATTCTGCATGTTCACATGTATATGACAGTGTGTATTATGATTGACCATGATGCATTCACAcagtaaaatacaaaataatgtttgatCCAGATTCACAGGCAAAAtgcaaatatatgcatgtaatTCCACACTcttaataaatacacacacacacacacacacacacacaaaaataaaacatctgctctTTTTTAAGCTAACTAAAAACGTTTAGTTCTTTTGATACTTGATGCAGTCATGCAAATAATttacttaaataaaaaatacaccaaatattacaataaatatagaacaTGTCAAAAGAGTGGCTGTTGTAACCCTGTATTCTTGCTTTTCCTTACAGCTTCCCTTTGCCTGTGTTTTCCTTCATCATCCTCCCACTGCATCAAAAGGGCTGGAGTTAAGATGGCTGACACAGCGGGCTGTCATTTCAAATGAGCACTAAGTAAATTACTCTCCCTCCATTATCGTAATGAGAAGCCTTTCCCATCGAGAGAGGGAGACAGCAAGGGGAAAAAATGATATTGACCCTTTGGCACACAGACAACATTAGTCTTACTCACCAAAGCCCTCTTCCTCCATCAAAGATAAAACACTCAAACATACAATGCCCGTATGAAATTTGAACTAAGAAGAGGTGAAATAGATGAGCTGTATTCTACATACAGACATTTATACGGACCTATGTAGTTGGTATATGGTAAACAACAGACTttctctctcatacacacacacaagaagAGTCATGCTGTGTGCACTAGAACAcatgcactgaaataaaaataggttttaaatattagtacattaacacacacagactcacCCACGCAGAAACATTTCCGTTCAGTTAGACATACATGAAATTAAATGGCTCCTGATTCTTGCATGAAGTATTAGTATATTGAATTAGACCACAGTCAGAAAGCAGAGACAGCAGACAAATTCACACGATAAGGGTTAGAGCAGCACATGAAATACTGTGGAGATGTGGTAGTGTGGAGATAAATGTATGGTGAATCAGCCAGTATAATTTAAGCCGATAAGAACACAGGATAAATACaagaaaattgtatttaaaaaaaagtgggaTACTGAGGACCAGTGTAAATGAGGGTTTCTAGGTTTCAGTGGAACGGACATGCACGCTCATTGCTCAGAGTTAATATATATctataacatttttttctgataaCATACATTTGATGACCGTAGCACTTGATAATCTCTAACAGCAGCTTGAAATTCTCCTCCtctccttatatatatatatatatatatatatatatatatatatatatatatatgaggagttcagatgcaaaagcctctaagtgccatctgaaagtttcttctaaaatgagcatttttatcaagctcgtatgtttaggttcagttatttcactttaatgtcaattaataggtcattttcattgccattaaagtgaattaactgaacataaacatgcgagcttgataaaaatgctcattttagaagaaaatttcagatggcacttagaggcttttgcatctgaactcttcatatatatatatatatatatatatatatatatatatatatatatatatgtgtgtgtgtgtgtgtgtgtgtgtgtgtgcgtgtgtcacATAATATAATTGAGTGATAAGTATAATATTCTATACAGGGAGGAATAAAATTTATTCTCATGCCTACTCAGACAGTAATCAACGAAAAAGCTTTGGCAACCTTTGCTGTTCTGTAAAGAGACTATTAAGGGTTATGGTCACCAGTTTTCCTTTTCTTTGATCTGCACTTTCTTACATTTACATCAGATTTATCTAGAGGTCTGTGCAGCGCTCCTGCTTGCTGTAATGGTCGAACTGGCTCTTCCAGTGCATCATGTAAGAGCTCCAGCGATTGAACTCCACTTTCCACTGTCGTTCAACATCATCAATGTTGTCTGGGTaagaaatatgaaaataaatgaggAAAACAACAACATGAGTTTTGACAGAAAGGcaagagaaaaaagttgaagGAATAATGATTTTAAGAATGGCAACATTTCTGTACAGAGAGCTGTAAAAATGAAGTAATCTATTATACTACTCAGTAGTACCACATCACTATAAAGATTCCACCCATTAAACAGAGCATTTGCCAACAGCCCCCACAGGagaatttataatttatgattTTAAGTGACTACACACAGGCCTGCATGATCCTCCCTGCCCCCACCCAAAAGAGCAagtgtttaattgctatttattCTGGTTCACTTCCAGTGTAATAGTTGGCACAGGACATTTGTTTATATTCTGAGCACAACAGATACACTTGCACAGACAAGGCATTTCCTTGAGAAATAAAGTGGATAGTTTATATTATGGCTGTACTTTGTTCTTTCAAACTCTTTTGCCCAcagaatcaaataaaaataaaacaaacaaaatgtatactcctgaaaacaagaaatcTACACCTATATTCTCACTTTTAATTTATGAAAATCATAATTACATTGTTCTGTTATTTCGGACTTCAAATATGttcaaacaaatgaaaaaaagtaaGACAGAGTGAAAGTTGGTAGACAAAGTGAACCtaacatgttttcttttgtaagaTGATTTAATCTTCCTATTATGTAGACTCACTCTCCTAAACAACAATAAATTCCACGGACCCATTACATAAAACACAAGCCTGCAGTTTCTCATCTTCAAAATAAACTCTAAGAAAATGACCTACAGTATCTCTGTAGTTCCTCTATGTGCATGTTAATAGATATAAGATGTAAACGCATGACAGAGGAATATACTGGTTGGGTTTGTTACCTGTGATGTTAAGCAGGCGAGGCAGGAAGCGGTTCCACAGAGCACAAACCTGTGTTCTTAGACCTTTGTGGACCTTTAGTGGCTCTGTGTTCAAGCCCACATGCTTTTGCTCAGTAGATGTAAATTGAGGCCACTGCTTGGACTTTCGACTGTCTATGGTGCCATCGATGTTTATGTTGGGATTACTTCATGGAGACAAAAAAGAAGGTAGGGAGTTAACCTTCCAGGCAACAATACAAAACATTCCACAACTATTATTTAAATCAAACCTTTTCTGAAAAACATGATGACAAATCTTTTATGGGCACTCTTTTGCTATTTTGCCACCTCTTACCCGGTGCGAGCGAAGTTGGCCCAGTATCTCATTATTCGTCGACTGAGTTTCTCTTCCTCTGGTGTGTAATTGAGTCGTTTTTCTAATGGCAGGCCAAACACAAACTCAATTTCATAACCATGGATTACGCCCATCCACTCCGGCCAGACCAGATTTGAGGCTCGATGGTCAAACAGGTAAAGGTACACAGCACCTAAGGACAAAAAGAAGAGGTACAGACTGAGAAAAACCGGTATTGCACGATTTCATAATATAGATGCACTCTGTTAATGTCCATTTTGCTATCTTCATCCTGTCGGTCTTGGATTTTAAACTGACATTTGtcggcaaggatgcattaagttTACTGAATGTTGACACGTGTTTTACACTGTTTATTCTTTACCACTATTATGACCTTACCATGTGAGTTGCCACTGTTGTAGCCTGCTGATCCTAAGTTTCCCCAGCCTGGTGTCCCTGGAGCTGCAGCTCCCGGCTGGGCATGGAGGGCAGCGTGCTGGGCATAAGACTTTGCAAAGTGCTGCAGAGGACAGATGACATTTTGATCTCCTACAATATCGTCCATGGCATCTCGATTCTTCTGGGGGTTGTTCTCATCCATCCAGTCAGTGTACTGAAGGATAACTGCCTCTAAGCCAATCTCATTAGCATGAGGAATGGCCATCTTCACACCTTCAAGGAAGTCTTCTCGAGATATCAAACTCTCATTGTCTTTACTGAATCCTGGTGCACCGTAAAGCAAGAAGTAAGATCCCTCATTCTGATTTACACCCATCAAGATCTGAGTGTATTTAAAGTTCCCCGAGCTAAGCATGGCATCTGGGGTGTCGGGAAGGAAAATGCCATCTATGACAGGGACAAAGGAAAAGCGGAACAAGCTGCTGTAGGGGAG is a genomic window of Megalobrama amblycephala isolate DHTTF-2021 linkage group LG3, ASM1881202v1, whole genome shotgun sequence containing:
- the LOC125264595 gene encoding acetylcholinesterase-like, which encodes MKTSDIFHLSAVLLMYLFNCCLAQSESDLIIATRLGHVQGVRLPVPDRSHVIAFLGIPYAEPPLGKRRFKKAEPKKPWNGVFEARDYPNACFQSVDTSYPGFPGIEMWNPNRMMSEDCLYLNVWVPPTPRPQNLTVMVWIYGGGFYSGSTSLDVHDGRYLAHSEKVVVVSMNYRVGAFGFLALNGSSEAPGNVGLLDQRMALQWVQENIHFFGGNPKQVTIFGDSAGGASVGMHVLSPDSRPFFTRAIMQSGVPNTPWATISFDEARRRATSLGKLVGCSEGNDTELVDCLRNKHPQELIDQEWHVLPYSSLFRFSFVPVIDGIFLPDTPDAMLSSGNFKYTQILMGVNQNEGSYFLLYGAPGFSKDNESLISREDFLEGVKMAIPHANEIGLEAVILQYTDWMDENNPQKNRDAMDDIVGDQNVICPLQHFAKSYAQHAALHAQPGAAAPGTPGWGNLGSAGYNSGNSHGAVYLYLFDHRASNLVWPEWMGVIHGYEIEFVFGLPLEKRLNYTPEEEKLSRRIMRYWANFARTGNPNINIDGTIDSRKSKQWPQFTSTEQKHVGLNTEPLKVHKGLRTQVCALWNRFLPRLLNITDNIDDVERQWKVEFNRWSSYMMHWKSQFDHYSKQERCTDL
- the zgc:92664 gene encoding chromatin complexes subunit BAP18, which codes for MTSASTKVGEIFSAAGAAFTKLGELTMQLHPVADISPAGAQMKTTVKRKLYEDGGVPLSTDSPKKSTKKVPVSMAPPAPPKVIAVPTSQVVVTTGLQRPTTGASSIKSSKTADVTLSALNDSDANSDLVDIEGLGDSSTSKKLNFDQESLNLDSSLIMNSSDLPLLSR